A window of the Balneola sp. genome harbors these coding sequences:
- a CDS encoding acylphosphatase, which produces MKKHIYISGRVQGVGFRHFTKTNARELGVNGWVKNLNDGRVEAVFEGGEEPVKKLIERCKDGPPSGYVKDMEVNNMNEEDSYSSFEVRF; this is translated from the coding sequence GTGAAGAAACATATTTATATATCAGGCAGAGTACAAGGAGTTGGGTTCCGCCACTTCACGAAAACAAATGCTCGCGAACTTGGAGTGAACGGCTGGGTCAAGAATTTAAATGACGGCAGAGTTGAGGCGGTCTTCGAGGGAGGTGAAGAACCGGTGAAGAAACTCATCGAGCGGTGCAAGGATGGGCCGCCGTCGGGTTATGTGAAAGACATGGAAGTAAACAATATGAACGAAGAGGACTCGTATTCAAGCTTTGAAGTTCGGTTTTAA
- a CDS encoding tellurium resistance protein TerC, which translates to MEHSLTLWILFNVFIVAMLIVDLMVFNRKEHEISIKESLVWTGIWIALSVVFGIGIYFYMDPASSLDFFTGYLIEKSLSVDNIFVFILVFSYFGVPAKYQHKVLFWGIFGALVLRFLFIFLGVALIERFEWIVYIFGAFLVYTGIKMAFEMEKEVHPEKNPVLKLTRKFIPVTNKFHGPDFFTRIDGKLMATPLFVVLIVIETTDVVFAVDSIPAILAITTDQFLVYSSNAFAILGLRALYFALNGVMKLFSYLHYGLAAILSFVGIKMLIADFYHVPTPWALGFVAAALIISVGASMMFPKEES; encoded by the coding sequence ATGGAGCATAGCTTGACGCTTTGGATTCTATTCAACGTCTTTATTGTAGCTATGCTGATTGTAGACCTCATGGTTTTCAATCGCAAAGAACATGAAATTTCTATCAAAGAATCGCTGGTCTGGACCGGCATTTGGATTGCCCTTTCAGTCGTATTCGGGATTGGGATTTACTTCTACATGGATCCTGCCAGCTCGCTCGATTTCTTCACCGGCTATCTGATAGAGAAATCCCTGAGCGTTGATAATATCTTTGTTTTCATCCTGGTGTTTTCCTACTTCGGCGTTCCTGCTAAATACCAACATAAAGTATTGTTCTGGGGAATTTTTGGAGCACTTGTGCTTCGATTTCTTTTCATCTTTTTGGGCGTCGCCCTTATCGAACGCTTCGAATGGATCGTCTATATCTTCGGAGCATTTCTGGTTTACACCGGAATCAAAATGGCATTTGAGATGGAGAAGGAAGTCCACCCGGAAAAGAACCCCGTTCTTAAACTGACTCGAAAATTTATTCCCGTCACCAACAAATTTCACGGCCCTGATTTCTTCACCCGTATAGATGGGAAATTAATGGCTACCCCTCTTTTTGTAGTGCTTATTGTGATTGAAACTACCGATGTCGTTTTTGCTGTCGATTCCATACCGGCCATCCTCGCCATCACCACCGACCAGTTTCTGGTATACAGCTCCAACGCCTTCGCTATTCTTGGATTACGTGCGCTTTACTTTGCCCTAAACGGAGTGATGAAACTATTCAGCTATCTGCATTATGGTTTGGCCGCTATCCTTTCTTTTGTGGGGATAAAGATGCTGATTGCTGACTTTTACCACGTTCCAACCCCATGGGCTTTAGGATTTGTAGCGGCTGCACTGATTATTTCTGTTGGGGCTTCCATGATGTTTCCTAAGGAAGAGAGTTGA
- a CDS encoding DNA-binding transcriptional regulator OxyR: MTLTQLSYIVAVDKHRHFATAAQKIYITQPTLSMQIQKLEDELGVLIFDRSKTPVVPTAMGEEIIEQAKTILSGAKHIEDMVAVQGESLKGTFRVGIIPTIAPYLVPLFLKKFVDTYPDVELIFEEALTADVLKGLNEDYFDVGIIATPTDKHMYEKDLFLEPFLGYVSAEHELASKDKLCIDDLYKEDLWLLNEGHCFRDQTLKICKQNNEKLNKAPIIFESGNLETLKRLVEQNFGITLMPYLAMNDYDTRCANGVIKQFEDPIPSRKIRLVYSREFLKKNLIEAFAGLIKESIPKELESNEDAMVVE; the protein is encoded by the coding sequence ATGACACTAACACAACTTTCTTACATCGTGGCTGTCGATAAACATCGGCATTTTGCTACGGCCGCCCAAAAAATTTATATCACCCAGCCAACGCTCAGTATGCAAATTCAGAAGCTGGAAGATGAACTTGGCGTACTTATTTTTGATCGCTCTAAAACCCCGGTTGTACCAACAGCTATGGGAGAGGAAATTATTGAGCAGGCTAAAACCATCCTGAGTGGAGCAAAACACATCGAAGACATGGTAGCCGTTCAGGGTGAATCTCTCAAAGGTACCTTTCGAGTGGGAATCATCCCAACCATCGCTCCTTATCTGGTTCCTCTATTTCTTAAAAAGTTTGTGGATACCTATCCCGATGTTGAACTCATTTTTGAGGAAGCACTGACTGCTGATGTACTGAAAGGACTTAATGAAGATTATTTTGACGTGGGTATTATTGCCACCCCCACCGACAAGCACATGTACGAAAAGGATTTATTCCTCGAGCCATTTCTGGGATATGTGAGTGCCGAACATGAGCTGGCATCTAAAGACAAGCTCTGTATTGATGATCTGTACAAAGAAGATTTATGGCTGCTGAATGAAGGACATTGTTTCCGTGATCAGACCCTTAAAATCTGCAAGCAGAACAACGAGAAGCTGAATAAAGCACCGATTATTTTTGAAAGCGGAAATCTGGAGACTCTGAAACGTCTTGTTGAGCAGAATTTTGGCATCACCCTAATGCCTTATCTTGCGATGAATGATTATGATACCCGTTGTGCAAACGGGGTTATCAAGCAGTTCGAAGATCCAATTCCTTCTCGAAAAATCCGCTTAGTCTACAGCCGTGAATTCCTGAAGAAGAATCTGATTGAAGCATTTGCCGGTTTAATCAAAGAATCCATACCCAAGGAGCTGGAGTCCAACGAAGACGCCATGGTGGTTGAGTAA